In Miscanthus floridulus cultivar M001 chromosome 5, ASM1932011v1, whole genome shotgun sequence, one genomic interval encodes:
- the LOC136449772 gene encoding peroxidase 9-like: protein MASINIVLGAIFIASFYLSGSLAFPPGHHEGAHPIGNSPISGLSTDYYKFTCPQADEIVVPILKKAIAKEPQIAASLLRLLFHDCFVQGCDASVLLDDTEEVVSEKNAIPNKNSIRGFEVIDEIKAALEEACPNTVSCADTIALAARGSTVLSGGPYWELPLGRRDSKTANMKLANKNLPPPNATLHRLIKFFQRQGLDKVDLVALSGSHTIGKARCVSFKQRLYNQHRDNRPENTLEKSFYHTLALACPRTGGDDNIRSLDFVSPSQFDNSYYKLILEGKGLLNSDEVLWTGKDPEIAGLVKSYAENKPLFFEHYVNSIIKMGNINPLMGYNGEIRKNCHRVNQEI, encoded by the exons ATGGCTTCAATCAATATAGTTCTTGGTGCAATTTTCATAGCTTCCTTCTACTTATCTGGCTCCCTTGCCTTCCCTCCTGGTCACCATGAGGGAGCCCATCCAATTGGAAATAGCCCAATCTCAGGTCTTTCTACAGATTACTACAAGTTCACATGCCCACAAGCTGATGAGATTGTGGTGCCCATACTAAAGAAGGCTATCGCAAAGGAACCCCAGATAGCTGCTTCCCTTCTCAGGCTCTTGTTTCATGACTGCTTTGTTCAG GGATGTGATGCATCAGTTCTTTTGGATGACACTGAGGAAGTTGTAAGTGAGAAAAATGCTATTCCCAATAAGAATTCTATTAGGGGATTTGAGGTTATAGACGAGATCAAAGCTGCACTTGAGGAAGCATGTCCGAATACAGTGTCTTGTGCTGACACTATCGCCCTAGCAGCCAGAGGTTCAACAGTACTG AGTGGTGGACCATATTGGGAACTTCCATTAGGAAGGAGGGACTCAAAGACAGCAAACATGAAGCTAGCAAACAAGAACCTTCCTCCACCAAATGCAACACTACACCGTCTtatcaagttcttccaaaggCAAGGACTGGACAAGGTGGACCTTGTTGCACTATCAG GAAGCCACACCATTGGAAAGGCCAGATGTGTGAGTTTCAAACAACGGCTCTACAATCAGCACAGAGATAACAGACCAGAAAACACGCTAGAAAAAAGTTTCTATCACACATTGGCATTGGCGTGCCCACGCACTGGTGGTGATGACAACATAAGGTCACTAGATTTTGTCAGCCCTTCGCAATTTGACAATAGCTATTATAAGCTGATATTGGAGGGAAAAGGGCTCCTTAATTCAGATGAAGTTTTGTGGACAGGAAAAGACCCCGAAATAGCAGGTCTAGTTAAAAGTTATGCAGAAAACAAGCCACTATTCTTTGAACATTATGTGAATTCAATAATCAAAATGGGGAACATAAATCCCCTCATGGGTTACAATGGAGAAATCCGCAAGAACTGCCATAGGGTTAATCAGGAGATCTAG
- the LOC136449771 gene encoding uncharacterized protein isoform X2 translates to MCRVIVELAIPCVESGPRVFKGFTVGFHPRSSEIVYNGFTQLGFEQPHHGFSFQTEQIHVSLYLSAKSSLSGLVGKPTFKVNPVKGLGVTLAGSGFNGGMPSTLSPTVLNVDWRCEIARASPYEVNIFIPVEGYDPIEFTLTKKCYRQEKESDPMKGWAIFGIVSCVFIVLSSLLCCGGFIYKTRVEHLYGLDALPGFAVLSAFLDAFGRPRGYLPADNPSENHASHASWEHAAGTTQVAQRTNGRAYGPM, encoded by the exons ATGTGCAG GGTGATTGTTGAACTAGCTATTCCTTGTGTTGAAAGTGGTCCCAGAGTATTTAAGGGTTTCACGGTGGGCTTCCATCCCCGGTCATCAGAAATT GTCTATAATGGATTCACTCAGCTCGGATTTGAACAACCTCATCATGGATTTAG CTTCCAGACCGAGCAGATTCATGTGTCTCTGTATCTTAGCGCCAAGTCCTCACTCTCAGGCCTCGTTGGAAAACCGACCTTCAAG GTTAATCCAGTGAAAGGGCTTGGTGTTACACTTGCAGGATCAGGATTCAATGGTGGCATGCCTAGTACCCTGTCTCCTACAGTTTTGAATGTGGACTGGAGAT GTGAAATTGCCCGAGCCAGTCCTTATGAGGTCAATATTTTTATCCCAGTGGAGGGCTATGATCCAATTGAATTTACACTAACGAAAAAAT GTTACAGACAAGAAAAAGAGAGTGATCCCATGAAAGGCTGGGCAATATTTGGAATTGTTTCTTGCGT GTTCATTGTCTTGTCAAGCCTACTTTGTTGTGGAGGGTTCATCTACAAAACTCGCGTGGAGCATTTg TACGGTTTAGATGCGCTGCCTGGTTTTGCCGTCTTGTCTGCCTTTTTGGATGCT TTTGGTAGACCAAGAGGCTACTTGCCCGCAGATAATCCTAGTGAAAACCATGCAAGCCATGCATCTTGGGAGCACGCGGCTGGTACCACACAAGTAGCACAAAGGACAAATGGTAGGGCATATGGGCCAATGTGA
- the LOC136449771 gene encoding uncharacterized protein isoform X1: MCRVIVELAIPCVESGPRVFKGFTVGFHPRSSEIVYNGFTQLGFEQPHHGFSFQTEQIHVSLYLSAKSSLSGLVGKPTFKVNPVKGLGVTLAGSGFNGGMPSTLSPTVLNVDWRCEIARASPYEVNIFIPVEGYDPIEFTLTKKCGYRQEKESDPMKGWAIFGIVSCVFIVLSSLLCCGGFIYKTRVEHLYGLDALPGFAVLSAFLDAFGRPRGYLPADNPSENHASHASWEHAAGTTQVAQRTNGRAYGPM, from the exons ATGTGCAG GGTGATTGTTGAACTAGCTATTCCTTGTGTTGAAAGTGGTCCCAGAGTATTTAAGGGTTTCACGGTGGGCTTCCATCCCCGGTCATCAGAAATT GTCTATAATGGATTCACTCAGCTCGGATTTGAACAACCTCATCATGGATTTAG CTTCCAGACCGAGCAGATTCATGTGTCTCTGTATCTTAGCGCCAAGTCCTCACTCTCAGGCCTCGTTGGAAAACCGACCTTCAAG GTTAATCCAGTGAAAGGGCTTGGTGTTACACTTGCAGGATCAGGATTCAATGGTGGCATGCCTAGTACCCTGTCTCCTACAGTTTTGAATGTGGACTGGAGAT GTGAAATTGCCCGAGCCAGTCCTTATGAGGTCAATATTTTTATCCCAGTGGAGGGCTATGATCCAATTGAATTTACACTAACGAAAAAATGTG GTTACAGACAAGAAAAAGAGAGTGATCCCATGAAAGGCTGGGCAATATTTGGAATTGTTTCTTGCGT GTTCATTGTCTTGTCAAGCCTACTTTGTTGTGGAGGGTTCATCTACAAAACTCGCGTGGAGCATTTg TACGGTTTAGATGCGCTGCCTGGTTTTGCCGTCTTGTCTGCCTTTTTGGATGCT TTTGGTAGACCAAGAGGCTACTTGCCCGCAGATAATCCTAGTGAAAACCATGCAAGCCATGCATCTTGGGAGCACGCGGCTGGTACCACACAAGTAGCACAAAGGACAAATGGTAGGGCATATGGGCCAATGTGA